A single window of Columba livia isolate bColLiv1 breed racing homer chromosome 16, bColLiv1.pat.W.v2, whole genome shotgun sequence DNA harbors:
- the LOC110355889 gene encoding BPI fold-containing family B member 4-like, translating to MLPLWCLVLLGGLLNLGSALGLSPVQPSDGLLGTGLLGSEGLVSNKGGLLGTGLLGEGGLLGTGLLGRGSPSGEESGGPLGAGEQSSSSGILGTGLLGGQPGSSGLLGTGILGGESLGNGLLGNGLLSNKSLLGDKGLLGTGILGGESLGNGLLGNGLLGNTSLLGEKGLLGTGLLGKGGLLGNGSMLDLDGLLGGGGLLGGELLGGGGLLGGGLLSNGIPHKSTHLAWLKALNLENVRVSWQILSGRELVLKLYSKLVLRLPGIFHFLSGSSVETNITSHIALTQDTPGDLKFMVKDCSNLLGGFRVNLRPGLFTNLVSRLLNSSLQTLVPALLCPLVNIWVSIINIKLQFLNRLIPFGLLGKIHSALSSLPLTSGQYVELDLQRSPFPGAFIDWLLQIAGVDPGSAE from the exons ATGTTGCCCTTGTGGTGTCTCGTCCTTCTTGGGGGCCTCCTCAACCTGGGCAGTGCCCTTGGGCTGAGCCCTGTGCAACCCAGTGATG GTCTGCTTGGTACTGGTCTTCTCGGCAGTGAAGGTCTCGTCAGCAACAAAGGTGGATTGCTTGGCACAGGCCTTCTAGGTGAAGGTGGCCTGCTTGGTACCGGCCTCCTGGGCAGGGGCAGTCCAAGTGGAGAAGAAAGTGGAGGTCCCCTTGGTGCAGGAGAACagtccagcagctctgggatcCTTGGCACAGGCCTCCTAG GAGGACAACCTGGCAGCAGCGGTCTGCTCGGCACAGGCATCCTTGGTGGGGAAAGCCTTGGTAATGGCCTTCTTGGCAATGGCCTCCTCAGCAATAAAAGCCTTCTTGGAGATAAAGGTCTGCTTGGCACAGGCATCCTTGGTGGGGAAAGCCTTGGCAATGGTCTTCTTGGCAATGGCCTCCTTGGCAATACAAGCCTTCTTGGAGAGAAAGGTCTGCtcggcacagggctgcttggaAAAGGAGGTCTCCTAGGCAATGGAAGTATGCTTGATCTTGATGGTCTTCTGGGTGGAGGAGGACTCCTAGGTGGAGAACTGCTGGGTGGAGGAGGACTCCTAGGTGGAGGACTGCTGAGTAATGGGATCCCTCACAAGTCAACACACTTGGCCTG GTTGAAGGCACTGAACCTCGAGAATGTCAGAGTGTCATGGCAGATCCTCAGTGGGCGTGAGCTCGTGCTGAAGCTGTACTCGAAGCTGGTGCTGCGCTTGCCAGG gatttttcacTTTCTGAGCGGATCCTCGGTAGAAACGAACATCACGTCCCACATCGCCCTGACCCAGGACACCCCCGGGGACCTCAAGTTCATGGTTAAGGATTGCAGCAACCTGCTTGGTGGCTTCAGGGTCAACCTGCGCCCGGG CCTCTTCACCAACCTGGTGAGCCGGTTGCTGAACTCCTCTCTGCAGACCCTCGTGCCTGCACTG CTTTGCCCATTAGTGAATATTTGGGTCAGCATCATCAATATTAAGCTACAGTTCCTCAACC GTCTCATCCCCTTTGGGCTCCTGGGGAAGATCCACTCGGCTCTCTCCAGTTTGCCGCTGACGTCTGGGCAGTACGTGGAGCTGGATTTGCAG CGTTCCCCATTCCCAGGCGCCTTCATCGACTGGCTCCTGCAAA TTGCAGGAGTCGACCCCGGGAGTGCTGAGTAG